The genomic interval TTGGTGTTGTAGGTAAATGTTGCCTAAGTTGGCATAGGCTTCGGCGAAATCTGGCGATAGGGAAATGGCGGTTTCGTAGGCTTGTTTGGCGGCGGTTATCTCTCCCTGTTGCTGGTAAATGTTGCCTAGGAGTTTGTAGGCGGCGGCGTTGTCTGGTTGTTGCTGGAGAATGGTTTGGCAAGTGGTGGCGGCTTGCTGCAGTTTTCCTTGTTGGAGATATTCTTCGGCTGCGGCAATCCAGTCGGCAGATGGCATAGCTGCTAATTTTTTATATTTATCTATCAACGATGGCAGAGATTTCGCCTGTGGGGTCAACACCCGTACCAGCAACCGGTATCATGGTGACGGAAAATATCCGATATCCAATGGGAGATGAATTTTTTATGGCAGAAAACCCTTCTCAAGCCAATCCGGAAATTGACCTACAGGAGTTTATGCAGGTGGATATGCGTGTTGGTAGGATTGTGGAGGTAGAACCCAATCCCAAAGCGAAACAACCGGCTTATATTCTGAAAATCGATGTGGGAGATTTGGGGATGAAGACCAGTTCTGCCCAACTAACTCATAATTATACAGAAGAAGAGTTGTTGGGCAAGCAGGTGGTGGTGGTTGCCAATCTTCCTCCTAAGAAAGTGGCTGGTGTTTCTTCGGAGGTTCTGGTGTTGGCGGCTTGCGATGGGAAGGAGACGATTCTCTTGCAACCCCATCTGCCGGTGAAGAATGGTTCCCCGATTCGCTAATCTCTACCTTTGCCGACGCTCTATTTTTTTTTATACTGTAGGTGCGTGGTAAATTATTGTTCTATTTTTGGCAGTCTATGGTTTCTACTCCTTCTCCCAAACTGAATAAAATTGTGCAACGGTTTCAACGGGTTTCCAATCCCAAGCGTAAATACGAACAGCTTCTTCATTTCGCTAAGCGGTTGGAGGCGTTGCCGGAAGACCAAAAGGTGGCAGAGAATAAGGTTCCTGGTTGCGTTTCTCAGGTCTATGTTATTGCTGAGTTTCGCGATGGCAAGGTCTGGTATCGCGGCGATTCCGATGCACAGTTGGTGAAAGGTTTGGTGTCTCTGTTGATTGAGGGTCTCAATGGTTTGACTCCGGAGGAGATTTCCCAGATTTCTCCCGATTTTATTCAAGAGACTGGCTTAAATGTTAGTTTAACCCCTTCCCGCGCTAATGGGTTTTACAATATTTTGCAAATGATGAAGCACAAGGCGTCGGCTTTTCAACAGGAAGCTGCTGTCTAAACTGGTAGTCGGCGATCGCTTTTTCCCCTATTTTCTCTGTTCTCTATTCTATCCTCTCTTAGGATGATAGGGCGCTGGGCGATCGCGATTTTTTTCTCTGGGGCTTGACTTCCCGCACTCCCTTGACGTATACTTCTATATAATGGGATAGACGTGTTTGTCGCTGACTCCCTCTATTTCCATTATTTATATTTATCTTCTAAACTTAACTTACCATACCCACCCCAGAAAATCAATACTTCCCAAAAAAAATCTCCTATTTTTGATTGGGGCGCAATTTAGATGGCTGCTGCGGAGGAATCTGCTCGATCTGCTGTTGCCAATTCCAATTGAGAGGAGCGTTAGGATAGGGCGCTGGGCGATCGCGATTTTTTCTCTGGGGCTTGACTCCCCGCACCCCCTTGACGTATACTTCTATATAATGGGATAGACGTGTTCGTCGCCGACTCCCTTTATTTCCATTATTTATATTGACCTTCTAAACTTAATTTACCATACCCACCCCAAAAAATCAACCCTCTTCCCCCAAATTTTTCACCATCCAGAGAGACTGGGTATGATAGCCCAACTTTTCATATAAATGGAAAGCATGTTCGTTATCGAGAAAGACTTGCAAACCAATTTGGTGATCGCCGCGTGTTTTCGCCCAATCTTCCGCCTTGCGTAGCAAAGCCGTACCAATGCCCTGACGGCGGTAGTGGGGCATCACATAAAGTAAAAATATATAAGCCGTAGGTCTACCCGCAATTTGGTCGGTAGCATTGCCCATCCACAGACAACCAATCGGCGACTGCTGGGAAGAAGGATTCGCATCCGCCAGCTTCGCAAACCACAAAGGGGTAGCCACCGACAGATACCGATCCACCGTACTTTCCAAATGAGACACATCCGGTTGGGGATACAACTCCTGATAGCATTGCTGCATCAACTTCAACAGCAAAGGACGTTCTATCGGAGAACCGCTATCGATGCGATACCCTAAAGCCATCTGATTTTATTGAAAATATTTCCCATCAAAATACCCAAATGAATTGGAATTCCTGCCAAAATCTAGCGAATGGGAGAGGGAAGGAACCACACCGCTGGGGGCTGGCGTTACCATATCATCGGGTAAAAAGATACGGGCACTGGTAGCCGCCAAAGCCACCAAAAATACCAAAACAATCAAAATCGGAGCTACAACTTGTCGAAAAAACGCCTGCATAACTTTACTTTTCGTTACATTTTCCTGTATTCTACCATTTTTCAGCATCGGAAACATCCCTATCCGACAATCCCGGTCTGGGGGTAGGCGCAACGCGAGATTTTCGCAGCCGCTGCAGCCACATCCAACCCACCCCAGCAATCATGGCAAACATCCAGCCGGCAAAGGGTTGCAACAGCAAAAAGCCACCAATACCAAACATAACGCCAAATAGTAAAAACAAAGCCGCGATCGCTTGCTTCACATTGCGTAACAAATCTCCTTCGCTTTCAATTCCCGTCGCCTTAGCCTGCCGCTGCCAAAACCCAGGAGGTCGAACCCTAGCATAAAACCGATTCAACGTATCGTCATCTTCGGGAGGCGTCAGCAACATCGCCGGAATCCAAATTGCCGCCGTCACCGCCGAAGTCACCACCAACCGCCAGCCAAAATCATCAATTTGCAAAATGGGAACCACACTAGTCGAAAATCCCACCACAAATCCTGCCAGCATAGAAGTCAGTTCTGCCATAGCATTAATACGCCACCAAAACCAACGTAATATTAATACCAATCCCGGACCCGTGCCAATGGCAATCACCAACTGAAAGACCATCGCCACGCTTTCCGAGAAAAACGCCGCCGTTGCCCCCAACACCGTCACCAACACCGATGCCAAACGACCCACCGCCACCAACTGCAGCTGGCTGGCATTGGGATTGAGAAACCGCAAATAGATATCGTTGGTTAAATAGGATGCCCCCCAATTAATAGAAGTAGAAACCGTACTCATAAACGCCGCCAACAGGGAAGCCGCCACCAATCCCAACAATCCTGGCGGTAAAAATTCCAGCATCAGTTTGGGATAGCCCAGTTCTCGATCGCTGAGTTCGGGATATACTGCGATCGCGGCTAAAGCCACCACAATCCACGGCCAGGTCCGTACGATATAGTGCAGAATATTAAAAAACCACGCCGCCTTCTCCGCCTCCACCTCATCTTTGGTGGAAATCAACCGCTGGATAAATTCGCCCCCCCCATCGCTGCGACGAAACGACCACCACTGTACGAAAGTATAGGCAAAAAAGCTACTAGCAGTGATACCGGCGGTTTCCTGCCAGCGAATACCTGAAGTATCCCAAGATAGGGGAAAAAACGATAGGGTATCGGCTGGGGTATTGGTTTGAACCTGGGCAATTAAAGTTTCCATTCCCCCCACCGAGTTCACCGAGACCACTGCAACGGCAATTGCCCCCAACAATCCCAGGAAAAATTGGAAAAAATCGGTGACGACCACGCCCCACAACCCGGCAAAACTGGTGTAGAGTAAGACCAACAGGCTGACACCAATGGTACTCAATAATTTTACCTGTTGTCCGGGTTCGATGCCCAAACTGGACCAGATTTCCAAGGCATCAACAACTTTGACCATGGCTAGCATGGCGTAGCCGATACCGATGCAGTTGATGGGAACGGCGAAGAGAAAGGCTTTGACGCCCCGCAGCCAGGCTGCCCCACGACCGCCGTAGCGAAGTTCTGTCAGTTCTGCGTCGGTGACCACTTGCGATCGCCGCCACAATCGGGCAAAGATATAAATCATGATAATATGGGCGATGGCGAAGTTCCACCATTCCCAGTTGCCGGCAATGCCGCGATCGCCTACGACGCCGGCGATGTATAATGGGGTATCGATGGAAAAGGTGGTGGCTGCCATGCTGGTTCCTGCCAACCACCAGGAAAGCGATCGCCCGGAAACAAAAAATTCTTCCAAACTTTTGCCACCGCGACGGGAAAGCAGAAAGCCTAACAGTAAAGAAAATCCTATATAAACTAGGCAGATAGACCAGTCTAGAATTGTCATTTTGAATAGTATTTTTGCATAGGGATGGTGTGGGAGATTTTACCTGGTTTGGTTGTTTCTGTAAATTGGCACCACGAAGACACAAAGGGCACAAAGGTGGGGCGCTTTTTCTCTAAAATCAGATAAGATTGGTTGTTCAGTTCCCAATGCTTCTTTATTGGGAGAAAATACAACGATGGTCTGAATATTTTTAATTGCCCTGGATGTTATTATACGGAATCTGTACAATTCCAATTCGATGGTCAAAACAATAGGGGCATTTCGCGAAGCGCTCCTACAAAAATATGGGAATAGTTATGATAGGGAATAACTGAATTTCTATGAATTTTTTATTTTAATTTTATAGATTTCTTTTCTGTGTTTAGTCGTCGTAACTAAATTTTAAAGCTTTATATTCGTCCATATTTTTATGCCGGCAAAGAACTTGTTTGCTATCCTGTTTTTCTTTCACGCAGTTAATTTCTTCGGCAAAACGAGACAAACGATTTTTGTAATCGCCAGGATTGACATTTAAGCGACGGCGAAACTGGGACCAAGTTACATCGATGGTTTCTCCCGAACAAAGCATTTCTACCTCGCCGCGTTCTACGTCAATATCGCCGGGGTCGAATTCTACTTCGGCGTCTTCAATTTCTTCAAACCGACAATTTTCTAACTGCCTGCTGCCACAGGCAACCAAAAGAGAAACAGCAATGGCAACAGCGGCAACTATTTGAATGTTTTGTATTGGTGGTAACATGCAAATTTCCGCCTATCTGGTTGCAAAGATATCTATAGGGTAGGGGAAATCGAGGAGAAAAAAAAGAGCGATCGCTACAAACAGCGATCGCTAGTAGGGAGGTTAATTAGCGGATGCTGAAGAGTTTGCCAACCGTTTCTTCTCCAGTTCAAAGAGAGTATTTTGATAGGTAGTGCGATCGAGGGGATAAACAAACGTCAAAATCAAGCTTCCCACCAATGCGAAGACAGGTACGAAGACAACGATATAACGAATTGCTACCAAAGCCGACTCGGGTTGGATCACTTCTACAGGACCCGGTACAGATTCGGCGAAACCAAACTGGTTCAGCAGGTTTCCTACTAGGAACAGTCCCGTTGCCAGGATAAATTTTTGTAGGAAAAGCAGCAGACTCCAGAACAAGCCTTCCCGGCGTTTACCAGTATGTAGTTCGTCCCAATCCGCCACTTCCGGCAGCATGGATGGGGGAACCAGATAGGAAGAGGCCATACCAAATCCAGAGGTGGCAGCGAGGAAGTACATTTGATTGATTTGTCCGGGTTCCAACCACAACCAGTTGATACTGGCAACAATCCAAATACTGCTTCCCAACCAGTGAACCACTCGTTTGCCCAGGCGACGGCTTAAAGGTTCCCAAACGAACATCCCCATCAAAGCCATGCCTTGGATAACCAGAATCACTTGGGTGGTCTGGGTGGAATCGAGGTCCATGTAGTGGTTGACGAAATAAGGTACAATGGCAGGCGTAATTTGTACGGCCAGCCAGGCTAAGGCGTGAATCCCCACCAGAAAGAGTAGGGGGCGATTTTGAAATAGGGATTTAAATTGTTGCCAGCGGGAACTGTCATTGGTTGGCTGCGTGTATGGGCGTTCTTGCGTTCCCCAGCAGCAAAAACCGATCGAGGCGACTGTGAGGAAAGCGCCGACCAGGCCTAAATCCCAAAGTTGTTGTGTGGGTTTATATTCCCATTGCGCGATCGCGCGCATGATAGCAAGAGCCCCCATGCATCCAGCGAGGGAAAAGCCAAAACGAAGTCCGTTCAATCGTACGTGGTCTTGCGGTTTGTCGCTTTGGTCGGTTAGCAATGCTCCGTAGGGAATTAGGTAAATGTTAGCAGCCGTTTCAAAGATGAGCACTAGGGCTAGGTAATAGACGAAACGAAACCATTCTGAAGTTGGAGGAACCCACCACATGAGCACGAAGCTAACAGCCATGATGGGGGCACTTAAAATCATCCAAATGTGCCTTCTCCCCCAACGGGTCTGCAAGCGATCGCTGAACTGACCCACAATCAGCGTACTGACAGCACTCCAGGAGTGGGCCAAAAACATAATCAGACCGGCTAAGTCCGCAGGCAGTCCAGCGACCGTGGTCATGAAGAATAGAAAGAAGACCAGGACGGCGTTTCCTGCCAGCGAGGGACCGAAATCTCCTAAACCGTAGGCAATTTGAGTGGAAAGACCTAACTTTCCCTGACTAGAGCATTGGCTCATACGAATTCAACCTGCAAACTTCACTACTTCCAAATCCGTCTCCATACTAGAAAATTTTCAGCGGAAATAAAGAAGTAAAAACAATTCTTAAGTTTCATGAAGAACCTATAAAGCAGCCTGAACGTTCGTTGCCAGAAACCCTGGAAACACTGGGATTTGGGGGGTCGCTACCAACCAAGAAAAAGTCAGAAATTGATTCTTAGTTGCTGTGGAATTTTGAAAAGCCACAACCCATATATGCCGGGATTTTTTATTTTATTTTGGCGAAAAAATTGCTAGTGTAATCTAAAAAAGTTAGGTAAGAATTGCTCGGAAAAAGTGTCAATTAGCAACAAAAAATCGAGTTTTGCGTCGGGATCGCCAATGGAGAAAGGGATTCAAGAGCCGGCAATGGCTGGTCGCAAATGGCAATTGCCGTGTTAAAATTTTTGGCGAATATGAAACCTCTATTGCAAAGGACGAACCACAGATGGAAGCAGCTATGCTATTCGCCAAACTCCCAGAAGCTTACCAATTCTTCGATCCCTTGGTAGACGTACTGCCAATTATCCCTGTGTTCTTTCTCCTGTTGGCTTTCGTTTGGCAAGCCGCAGTTGGCTTTAAATAAACTTATATAGGGGGGATTGGGGGCGTGGGGGTGTATCGAGCGTATCGAGCCTACCGAACCTGGGAGATCGAAAAGTACAATCGATTGTTTTCTCCCATGCCCCGAAGCTCCCTCCAATTCTCCAGCTAATCCAACAACTGGTGACAAACACTGCGATCGCGCTCGGCCAAATCCGTAGCCA from Geitlerinema sp. PCC 9228 carries:
- a CDS encoding tetratricopeptide repeat protein, which codes for MPSADWIAAAEEYLQQGKLQQAATTCQTILQQQPDNAAAYKLLGNIYQQQGEITAAKQAYETAISLSPDFAEAYANLGNIYLQHQTWQAAIDSYQTAIRLNPHLAGVYRNLAKLWQATGD
- a CDS encoding tRNA-binding protein, which produces MAEISPVGSTPVPATGIMVTENIRYPMGDEFFMAENPSQANPEIDLQEFMQVDMRVGRIVEVEPNPKAKQPAYILKIDVGDLGMKTSSAQLTHNYTEEELLGKQVVVVANLPPKKVAGVSSEVLVLAACDGKETILLQPHLPVKNGSPIR
- a CDS encoding SufE family protein, with product MVSTPSPKLNKIVQRFQRVSNPKRKYEQLLHFAKRLEALPEDQKVAENKVPGCVSQVYVIAEFRDGKVWYRGDSDAQLVKGLVSLLIEGLNGLTPEEISQISPDFIQETGLNVSLTPSRANGFYNILQMMKHKASAFQQEAAV
- a CDS encoding GNAT family N-acetyltransferase, with translation MALGYRIDSGSPIERPLLLKLMQQCYQELYPQPDVSHLESTVDRYLSVATPLWFAKLADANPSSQQSPIGCLWMGNATDQIAGRPTAYIFLLYVMPHYRRQGIGTALLRKAEDWAKTRGDHQIGLQVFLDNEHAFHLYEKLGYHTQSLWMVKNLGEEG
- a CDS encoding sodium:solute symporter family protein — encoded protein: MTILDWSICLVYIGFSLLLGFLLSRRGGKSLEEFFVSGRSLSWWLAGTSMAATTFSIDTPLYIAGVVGDRGIAGNWEWWNFAIAHIIMIYIFARLWRRSQVVTDAELTELRYGGRGAAWLRGVKAFLFAVPINCIGIGYAMLAMVKVVDALEIWSSLGIEPGQQVKLLSTIGVSLLVLLYTSFAGLWGVVVTDFFQFFLGLLGAIAVAVVSVNSVGGMETLIAQVQTNTPADTLSFFPLSWDTSGIRWQETAGITASSFFAYTFVQWWSFRRSDGGGEFIQRLISTKDEVEAEKAAWFFNILHYIVRTWPWIVVALAAIAVYPELSDRELGYPKLMLEFLPPGLLGLVAASLLAAFMSTVSTSINWGASYLTNDIYLRFLNPNASQLQLVAVGRLASVLVTVLGATAAFFSESVAMVFQLVIAIGTGPGLVLILRWFWWRINAMAELTSMLAGFVVGFSTSVVPILQIDDFGWRLVVTSAVTAAIWIPAMLLTPPEDDDTLNRFYARVRPPGFWQRQAKATGIESEGDLLRNVKQAIAALFLLFGVMFGIGGFLLLQPFAGWMFAMIAGVGWMWLQRLRKSRVAPTPRPGLSDRDVSDAEKW
- a CDS encoding MFS transporter, whose protein sequence is MSQCSSQGKLGLSTQIAYGLGDFGPSLAGNAVLVFFLFFMTTVAGLPADLAGLIMFLAHSWSAVSTLIVGQFSDRLQTRWGRRHIWMILSAPIMAVSFVLMWWVPPTSEWFRFVYYLALVLIFETAANIYLIPYGALLTDQSDKPQDHVRLNGLRFGFSLAGCMGALAIMRAIAQWEYKPTQQLWDLGLVGAFLTVASIGFCCWGTQERPYTQPTNDSSRWQQFKSLFQNRPLLFLVGIHALAWLAVQITPAIVPYFVNHYMDLDSTQTTQVILVIQGMALMGMFVWEPLSRRLGKRVVHWLGSSIWIVASINWLWLEPGQINQMYFLAATSGFGMASSYLVPPSMLPEVADWDELHTGKRREGLFWSLLLFLQKFILATGLFLVGNLLNQFGFAESVPGPVEVIQPESALVAIRYIVVFVPVFALVGSLILTFVYPLDRTTYQNTLFELEKKRLANSSASAN
- a CDS encoding photosystem II reaction center protein K, with product MEAAMLFAKLPEAYQFFDPLVDVLPIIPVFFLLLAFVWQAAVGFK